From Armatimonadota bacterium:
GCTGCACCCTGCCCGAATCCCTGCCGGGCCACCACCTTACGCCATGTATTATACCCTACCGGAGGCCTCCTCACATCCGCTCGGGCACCCGGATCCCCAGCAACCCCAGTCCCGTCCGCATGACGGTGGCCACCCCCGCCACCAGCCTGACCCGGGTGGCCCGCAGTCCCGGGTCGGGGGTCTGCAGCACCGGAACCTCGTGGTAGAAGGCGTGGAACGCCTGGGCGAGATCGTACAGGTGGTTGGCCACCAGGTGCGGCGAGTAGGTGTGGGTGGCCTCCCACACGACGTCCGGAAACCGCCCCAGGGACCGCAGCAGCGCCCACTCCCGGGCCCCCTCCGCCACCCGGGGGTCGAACGGCCCCTCCAGGGCCTCGGCGCCGCCCCGGCGCAGGATGCCGCGGGCCCGCACGTAGGTGTACTGCAGGTAGGGGGCGCTGTCCCCTTCCAGGGACAGCATGCGGTCCCAATCGAAGGTGATGTTCTTGACCCGGTTCTGGGACAGGTCGGCGTACTTGAGGGCGCCGATGCCCACGATCCGGGCGACCTCGGCCCGTTCGTCCTCGGGCAGCTCGGGGTTCTTGGCGTCCACCAGCGCCCGGGCGCGGGCGATGGCCTCCGAAAGCACGTCCTCCAGGAACACCACCCGGCCCCGGCGGGTGCTCATCCGGCCTTCGGGCAGCGTGATGAGGCCGAAGTCCACGTGGGCGTAGGTGACCTGGGTGAACCCCAGCTTGCGCAGGGCGGCGAACAGCTGCTGGAAGTGCAGCCGCTGCTCGCTGCCCACCACGTAGATCAGCTGGACGGGATTCCACGTGCGGATGCGGTAGATGGCGGCGGCCAGGTCCCGGGTGACGTACAGGGTGGCGCCGTCCCGCCGCCGCAGCACCAGCGGGGTCGAGATGCCCACGTCGTCCAGGCGGATGATGAGCGCCCCCTCGTCCTCCACCGCCACCCCGGCCCGGAGCGCCATCTCGATGACCTCGCCCACCTTGTCGGCGTAGAAACTCTCGCCCAGCACGTGGTCGAACCGCACCTCCAGCAGATCGTAGATGCGGTTGAAGGCGGCCAGGCTGTGGTCGACGAACTCGCGCCACAGGGCCCGGGCCTGGGGGTCCCCCTGCTCCAGCCGCAGGGACCACTCGCGTCCCCGCTCCTCCAGGGACGCGTCCCGCTCGGCCTCGCGCTCGAACTGCACGTACACCCGCAGCAGCTCCCGCAGGGGGTCGCGCCGGTAGGCCTCCCGATCCCCCCACGTCAGGAAGGCATACAGGAGCTTGCCGAACTGGGTTCCCCAGTCGGCGATGTGGTTCACCCCCACCGGGCGGTAGCCGGTGAAGGCAAACAGCCGGTACAGGGCGTCGCCGATGATGGTGGACCGCAGGTGCCCCACCGACATGGGCTTGGCCACGTTGGGCGAGGAGTAGTCGATGACCACGGCGCGCCCGCCTCCGGCGTCGGTGCTGCCGTAGCGGCCGCCCAGGGCGGCCAGTTCGTCCAGCACGCCCCGGGCCACCGGCGGACGGTCGAAGGCGATGTTGAGGTACCCGCCCTCGGCCCGCGCCTCGGCCACCAGCGGGCCCGCCCCAACCGCCTCGGCCAGACGGCGCGCCACCTCCGCGGGCGGCTGCCGCAGGCGCGCGGCCAGGGCGAAGCAGGGCACGGCCAGATCGGCCGCCACGCCCGCCGGCGGCACGGACGCCGGCAGGGAGAGGTCGGCGGCCGCCCCGGGCGCGAGGCTGTCCAGCGCGGCCCGCACCGCGTCCAGCGCCTGCTGCCTGGCGGCCTGATAGGTGTAGGTGGTCACTGCCTCTGCGCCAGGATCACCTCGACGGTGCGCCGCGAGGTGTCCCGGACGATGTCCAGGCGCACCCGGTCGCCCGGGCGGCGGGTGAAGAGCTCCCGGATGAAGTCGTTCCAGTTGGCCACCGGCCGCCCGTCCACGGCGACGATGATGTCCCCCGGCTGGATGCCCGCCGCCGCCGCCGGCCCCCGCGGATCCACGTCCCGCACGATCACCCCGTGATCCACGGGCAGGTTGTACTGGCGGGCGATGCTGCGGTCCACGTCCCCGCCCCACACCACACCCACGTAGGGGCGGATGACCCGCCCGCTGCGGATGAGCTGGTCCATGATGGCCCGGGCGCTGTCGATGGGGATGGCAAACCCGATGCCCTGGGCCTGGGGCACGATGGCCGTGTTGATGCCGATGACCGCCCCGCTGCTGTCCACCAGGGCCCCTCCGCTGTTGCCGGGGTTGATGGCCGCGTCGGTCTGGATCAGGTTCTCGATGACGAGACCCGGCACCTGGATGCTGCGGTTGAGGGCGGAAATCACCCCCACGGTGACCGTGTGCCCCAGCCCGAAGGGGTTGCCGATGGCGATGGCCAGCTGGCCGACCCGCAGGGTGCTGGAGTGGCCCAGCTGCGCGGCCGGCAGGCGCTCAGGGGTGGTGACCTTCACCACCGCCAGGTCGCTGAACCGGTCGGTGCCCACCACGCGCGCGGCGAACGTCCGCCCCGACAGCAGGGTGACCCGGATCTGCTGGGCGCCCTCCACCACGTGGTTGTTGGTCAGGATGTAGCCGTCCTCGCTGACGATCACGCCCGACCCGGCGCCTTCCTGCGGAAACACGCCGAAGAAGGTCTGCACCTGGGCCACGGTGTCGATGTTGACCACCGCCGGCCGCACGCGTTCCACCACCCGGATGATGGCCGCCTCCTCGGCCAGCAGGCCCGCCGATCCCGCCGCGGGCGGCGGGGGAGCCTGCGCGGCCGCGGGAGCGGGAGGAGCCGCGGGCGGCGCGGGGGCGACGGCGCCTCCCACGTAGCGGGGCAGGACCGCCGAGCCCAGGCCTCCGCCCACCACGGCGGCGGCCAGCAGGACGACCAGCAGGCTTCCCGGCGTTGCGGACAGTCTCATGGTGTCACCCTCCCGTGAGGACGCATCCATTATAACAACGAGGGAAGAGGGAACGGGGAAAGAGGAAGAGAGCACAGAGTGCGGGCGGGTGTTTGCCGGGCCTCGGGAGCCTGGGATATAATCAAACCACCTTCGGTGACCGTCGCGCACCGTGCTGAACTGGTTGCGCCGCCCCAAGTATGGATCCCTCCAGCGCCGCGAGATGCCGGCGGGCCTGTGGGCCCGCTGCCCCCGGTGCCAGAAACTCGTCTACCGCAAGGAACTGGAGCGCCACCTGCGGGTGTGTCCCCGGTGCGGGTACCACCACCGCCTGTCGGCGGCCGAACGCCTGGAGATCACCCTGGACCCCGGCAGCTTCCGGGAGTACGACGCCGGGCTCACCTCCACCGACCCCCTGGCCTTTGAGGGCTACGCGGCCAAACTCGCCGAAGCCCGGGCCCGCACGGGCCGGGCCGAGGCGGTCCTGACGGGCGAGGGAACCATCGAGGGCTGGCGGGCGGTGGTGGGTGCGCTCGACTTCTTCTTCATGGGGGGGTCCATGGGCTCGGCGGTGGGCGAGAAGGTGGCCCGGGCCGCCGAGCGGGCGCGGGAGTCGCGGCTGCCACTGATCGTCTTTTCGGCGTCGGGCGGCGCCCGCATGCAGGAGGGCGTGCTGTCCCTCATGCAGCTGGCCAAGACCGGCGCCGCCGTCGGGCGCCTCCACGACGCCGGGATCCCGTACATCTCGGTCCTGTGCGACCCCACCACCGGCGGGGTGACCGCCTCGTTCGCGTTCCTGGGAGACGTCATCCTGGCCGAACCGGGGGCGCTGATCGGGTTCGCCGGCCGCCGGGTCATCGAGCAGACCATCCGCCGGCGGCTGCCCGACGACTTCCAGACGGCGGAGTTCTGCCTGCAGAAGGGGCTGATCGACATGGTGGTGCCGCGGGCGGAGATGCGGTCCACCCTGGCGCGGCTGCTGTCCTTCTTCGGAGCTCCCCGGGCGGCTCCGCCGGAACCGGCCCCCGCGCATCCATGACCTCCCTCCCCCCGGACCGGGACGGACCGCCCGCGGGTCCCCTCACCCCCTGGCAGGTGGTCCAGCTGGCCCGCCACCCCCAGCGGCCGCGGCTGGTGGACTACCTGGCGGGCCTGTTCACCGACGTCATGGAACTGCACGGCGACCGCCTCTACCGGGACGACCCGGCGCTGCTGGCCGCCCTGGCCCGGTTCGACGGGGAGCCGGTGGTGGTGGTGGGCCACAATAAAGGAAAGGACACCCGGGAAAACGTGGCCCGCAACTTCGGGATGCCCTATCCGGAAGGCTATCGCAAGGCTCTGCGGGCCATGCGCCTGGCGGAGAAGTTCCGCTATCCGGTTCTCAGCTTCGTCGACACTCCCGGAGCGTACCCGGGGGACGAAGCCGAAGAGCGCGGCCAGGCCGAGGCCATCGCCCGCAACATCCAGGAGATGAGCCGCCTGCGCACCCCCATCCTGGTGGTGATCACCGGCGAAGGCGGCAGCGGCGGCGCCCTGGCCATCGGGGTGGGCGACGTGATCCTGATGCTTCAGCACGCCGTGTACACCGTGATCTCCCCCGAAGGGTGCGCCGCCATCCTGTGGCACGACGCCTCCCGGGCCGAGGACGCGGCGGCCGCCCTGCGGCTCACCGCCACCGATCTGCTGGCCCTCGGGGTGGTGGACGAGGTGGTCCCGGAACCTCCCGGAGGCGCCCACGCCGATCCCGATGCGGCGGTGGTGGCGGTGCGGGACGCCCTGGGCCGCCACCTGCCGGCGCTCCGGCAGACGCCGGTGGAGGTCCTGCTGGAGCGCCGGTACGCCAAGTACCGCCGGATGGGCCGGGTGGTGGAGGTGGCGCCGTGAGGGGCAGGAAGAAGGAACAGGGACGAGGGAAGAGGGAAGAGGGGAGGATGGCGTGAGCGAGGATTCCCGGCTCGACCTCGACCAGATCCGGGCGGTGATCCAGATCGCCAGCGAGGCGGCCGACATCGCCGAGCTGGAGGTCCAGTCGCCCACCCTGCGGATTTCGGTCAAGAAGGCGGCCGCGGCGACACCCAAGGCGCCCGCGGCGCCGGCCGGCCCACCCGCCCCCGCACCGGCGGGCGGAGCGCTGCCGGCGGCGGAGCCCGACCACCTGGTGGCCATCACCGCCCCCATGGTCGGCACCTTTTACCGCGCCCCCAGCCCCGACGCGCCGCCGTTCGTCAGCGAGGGAGACCTGGTGGAGCCGGGCCAGACGGTGTGCATCATCGAGGCCATGAAGCTGTTCAACGAGATCCAGAGCGAGGTCCGGGGCCGGATCGCCCGCATCCTGGTGGAGAACGCCGCCCCCGTGGAGTACGGGCAGACCCTGATGCTGGTGGACACGTCGGCGGACGGGGCCTGACCCCCGGCGCCGGCGGTCCGCCCCCGGGGCCCTCCCCGCCCCGGCGCGGAGGCCCGCGGGATGTTCAGTAAGCTGCTGATCGCCAACCGGGGCGAGATTGCCGTCCGGATCATCCGGGCGTGCCGGGAGCTGGGGATCCGCACGGTGGCCGTCTACTCCGAGGCCGACCGCGGGGCCCTGCACGTGCGGATGGCCGACGAGGCATTCTGCATCGGCCCCCCGCCGGCGGCGGACTCCTACCTCAACATTCCCAACATCATGAGCACGGCGGAGCTGCTGGGGGTGGACGCCATCCACCCCGGGTACGGCTTCCTGGCCGAGAATCCGCACTTTGCCGAGATCTGCCGGGACGTCAACATCACCTTCGTCGGCCCCTCCCCCGAGGCCATCGCCGCCATGGGCAACAAGGCGGCGGCCCGGCAGCGGATGAAGGCCGCCGGCGTGCCGGTCATCCCCGGCAGCGACGGACCCGTGCGCAGCGAGGCGGAGGCGTGGGAGCTGGCGCGCTCCCTGGGCTTTCCCCTGATCGTCAAGGCCTCGGCCGGCGGGGGAGGGCGGGGAATGCGGATCGTCCACACCCGGGAGGAGTTGCGGCGGGCCCTGCAGACGGCCCAGGCGGAGGCCGAGGCGGCCTTCGGCAGCGGCGAGCTCTACCTGGAAAAGTATGTGGAGGAACCCCGCCACATCGAGGTCCAGATCCTGGCCGACGCCCACCACAACATCATCCACCTGGGGGCCCGGGATTGCTCCATCCAGCGGCGGCACCAGAAGCTGCTGGAGGAGTCGCCGCCGCCGGGCCTGCGCGACCGCTTCCTGCGGGCCCTGGGCAAGGCCGCCGTGCGCGCGGCCCACGCCATCAACTACACCGGCGCCGGCACCGTGGAGTTCCTGGTGGACCGGGACGGCCACTTCTACTTCATGGAGATGAACACCCGCATCCAGGTGGAGCACCCGGTGACCGAGATGGTGACCGGGGTGGACATCGTCAAGTGGCAGATCCGCATCGCCGCCGGGGAGCGCCTCACCCTCCACCAGGGGGAGGTGGAGTTCCGGGGGCACGCCATCGAGTGCCGGATCAACGCCGAAGACCCGCGCCACGACTTCCGCCCGGCGCCGGGGACCCTCACCGCGTTCGTGCCGCCGGGCGGGCCCGGGGTGCGGGTGGACACCCACGCCTTCGCCGGCTACACCATCCCGCCCTACTACGACTCTCTGGTGGCCAAGGTCATCGCGTGGGGAGCCGACCGGACCGAGGCCATCGCCCGCATGCGGCGCGCGCTGCAGGAGTTCGAGATCGCGGGGGTGCCCACCACCATTCCCTTCCACCTGATGGTGCTGGACAACGCCTTTTTCCGCCGGGGCGAGGTGTACACCAACTTCGTGCAGCGCCGCATCGACCTGGCCGCGCTGGCGTCGGCCGCCTCCCCCGGACGGTAGGACCCGCCCTCACCCCTCCGCCCCCGGCACCCCCAGGGCGCCCGTCCGCTGCAGGACCACCGCCGCCGCCCCCACGACCCCGGCGTCGTCGCCCAAGGCCGCCGGCACGATCTCCGCATCCCGCGCGGGGCGCTCGAAGGCGAGCTGGCGGGCCGTCCGCCGCACCGGGTCCAGCAGCAACGCCCCGGCCTTGCTCACGCCTCCGCCGATCACCACCCGCCGGGGGTTGAGAAGGTTGAGCAGGTTGGCCACCCCCACCCCCACGTAGAACCCCGCCCGCTCGAAGATCTCGCGGGCCACGGCGTCGCCCCGGCCGGCCTCCCGGGCCACGACTTCGGCGGACAGACGCGCGGGGTCCGCCCCCAGGGCCGCGAGGGAGGTCGGGCGCCCCGCGGCCACCGCCTCGGCGGCCATGCGGGCGATGGCGCGCCCGGAGGCCAGCGCCTCCAGGTGCCCGCGCCGCCCGCACCCGCACACCGGCCCGTCCAGGTCCACCACCGTGTGGCCGATCTCCCCGGCGGTGCCGCTGCAGCCCTGCACCAGGCGGTGGCCCAGGATGATGCCTCCTCCGATGCCGGTGCTGACGGTGATGTAGACCAGGTCGGCGACACCCCGGCCGGCCCCCACCCACCACTCGCCTACGGCCGCGGCGTTCGCGTCGTTTTCCACGTGGCAGGGCAGGCCCAGCCGCGCGGCCAGCAGGGCGGCCAGGGGTACGTCGCGCCACCCGGGAAGGTTGGCCGGCTCGTAGACCACGCCGGTCTGCGGGTCCAGGGGGCCGGGCGCTCCCACCCCCACCCCCAGGCAGTCGGCGCGGGGCAGACTGGCGTCGGCCAGGACTCCCTCGACGGTCGCGGCGATGGCCTCCACCACCGCCTCGGGCCCTGCCTGGGGTGTGGCCACCCGCCGGCGCGCCCGCACATCCCCGGAGGGCTCGACCAGCGCCGTCAGGATCTTGGTGCCGCCCAGGTCGACCCCGATCACGTACATCGTCCCACCCCCCGGTGACCCGCATCTCTCCGGGCGATCCTGCCCGGGCAGTAGGAGTCCCGCCCCCGCCCCCGGAAGAATAACAGGCCGGGCCGCGTACAGCCGGTCCGGGGAGGTGCAGCCGTGCCGGGTGTGCTGACCACGTTCGCCCTGGCGGTGGCGGCGATCATCGTGGGCATTTCCATCATCAGCGCCGCCATCAAGGTGGTCCGGGAGTACCAGCGCCTGGTGGTGTTCCGCCTGGGCAAGGCCATCGGCCAGCGGGGCCCCGGACTGGTCTTTCTGATCCCCATCGTGGACAAGGCGGTGTGGGTGGACCTGCGGGAGTTCTTCCTGGAGATCCCCTCCCAGACCTGCATCACCAAGGACAACGCCCCCATCAACATCGACTTCCTGATCTACTTCAAGGTGTTCGATCCGGAGAAGTCGGTCATCCAGGTGGCCGACTTCGCGGGGGCTGCCCGCGGGATCGCCACCACCACCCTGCGGGCGGTGGTGGGCGACATCTCCCTGGACGACGTCCTGGCCAAGCGGGAGCAGATCAACCAGGTCCTGCGGGCCAAGCTGGACGAGGTCACCGAGCGGTGGGGGGTCAAGGTCACCACGGTGGAGATCCGCGAAATCCTGCCCCCGCGCGAAGTGCAGGAGGCGATGACCAAGCAGATGTCCGCGGAGCGCAACCGCCGCGCCCTGGTGACCGAGGCCGACGGGAAGCGGGAGGCGGCCATCAAGGTGGCCGAGGGCGAAAAGCAGGCCGCCATCCTCAAGGCCGAGGGCGACCGCCAGGCGGCCATCCTGCGGGCCGAGGGCTTCTCCCTGGCCCTGGACAAGATCTACTCGGTGGCCCGCAACGTGGACAGCAAGACCATGACCCTGCAGTACCTGGAGGCCCTCAAGGCCCTGGGAGAGGGCGCGTCTACCAAGTTCATCTTCCCGATGGAGTTCACCCGGCTGCTGCAGCCTCTGGTGGACATGGCCCGGGAGTCAGGCCGCAGCGAGCGCCCACCCAATGCGCCCTAGTCTGTCCTGTCGGAATGCAAGTGTTTGCACTTGAGGGCTTGGCCGTCGTGAAACCAGCAGGGCCATCGCCCAATCTCCAACCGAGGTTTTGGTACCATCAAGACCTTGGGAAGGGGTGGGCAGATGACCCTCGAGGAGCGTGTACTACGACACCGCCTCACCGTCATCCAGCGCGCGGCCGCCCTGTGCAACGTCAGCCAAGCCTGCCTGGAGTTCGGGATCTCGGCCCCCCACGGCGATACCTTCCACATGAACCCCGCACACGCCGCCATCACGGGATACGGGCCACAACGACCTGCCTTTCATCCCGCCCGCCGGGCTTTCACCCGTCATCACGCGCTGCTACCGCGGCTATGATGTTTTGAAGGCCGGTAGCACCTCGGTACCCAGGAGAGTGATCTCCTCCATGATAAAGGCGTGGGGCGTATGGGGGCCGTAGAGCCGGAAAATGAGATGATCGCAGCCCAACCGCTCGGCGAAGAATTTGACGCCTGCGATAACATCTTCAGGCGACCCGACGATAAACCGCTCCGTTCCGAGTGCTTCCATGTCATGCGCCTGATCGGGGTGGACCAGTCGGTGTCGCCAGCCGCCTCCGTACTCATCCCGATAGATGGGCAGCAGGTAACGTTCGGCGGCGGCCAACGCCTTCGACCTGGTGGGAGCCACGATCAGCTCGCGCGTCAATACTCGAGGCCGCGCCCCGGGATCTCCACCAGCCCGACGCACGAACTCCTCGTACTGGGCGCGGCATGCCATCAGCTGCCGGAGGTCGGCGACAGGCCCCGGAATCCACGCATCGGCGTACACTGCCGCTCGGCGAAGATTCTCCCGTCCCCACCCCCCGGCCCACACCGGGAACGGCACCCATGGCTCCACAGCGAGAGGAGCCAAGTGGAAGAACCTGCCATGAAACGCCGCACCGTCCTGCCTCATGAGATGGCGGATCGCCACCAGCGCTTCCTCATACCGTCTCCCCCGCTCGGTTAGGGAGACGCCATACGCGGCGTACTCCTCCTCCCGATACCCCATGCCCACACCCAGGATGAACCGTCCTCGCGACAGCGCCTGCAGCATCGCCGCCTCTTCGACCACTCGACGCGGATGATAGAAAGGCAGGATGATGACGTTCGTGCCCAGAAAAATGCGCTCGGTCCGCGCGGCCAGCGCGGACAGCATCAGCAACGGCGACGGCCAGTAATGGTCCTGTACTCCGTGATGTTCTGAAAGCCATACCGAATCGAAACCCATCTCCTCCGCATGAATCACTTCAGCCAGAGCTTCCTCCGTCAGCGTGCCCCCTTCGGTAGGCTGAATGCCGAACTTCATCTCAGCGCCTCCTGCAGACGCCGGAGGGTCGCACGCACTGCCGCGATTTTGGGTCGCACGTGGGTCTCGATCACGAGATACCCGTCATATCCATCGGCGAGCAGAGCGCTCACTTGGCCCCGCCAGTCGATCTCACCGTGGGTTGCCCACTCAATGTGCCCGGACACGTGCCGCCGCGCATCTTTGACGTGTACATGACCAACCAGACCGCGCACCGCGGCATAGCCATCCGGATACGGGCACTCCCCTGCAGCGAAGGCGTTGCCCGGATCCCAGTTCACCTGCAATGCGGGTGACCCGATCTGGCGGACCAGCGCGGCCGTGCGCGCCCCTGTATCCGCCCAACAAATGTGTTCGTTCTCCAGGAGCAGCGTGACCCCCGCCTGCTCCGCTGCCTTGGCAGCTTCCCTCAAGACCTCTGTCACGACGGGCGGCGTGGTCTCCGCACCTGGCGACTTCACCACACCGAACACGATCACGCGGCGGCAGCCCAGCTCGTGAGCAAATGCCAGGCTCTCCTTTAATAGCGTCGTCCGATGATCCTCCCACACCGCTGATTGTCGGCGCTCTCGCACCCACTCCTCCCGATCCTGCCAGCGAAGCACCTGAAAGCCCTCGGTCACCGGCTCCGGGAGTGGAATCTTGAACAGCCCCGGGGAAATGGCCACTACTCGCATACCGAACCGGTCCAAAAGCTGTGGAAGCCGACGGCGCCAATACGGATCGAGCCGCGGTACCCGGCGACCGCCCACGCCACGCAACTCTACCTCGTGAATCCCCAGCTCCGCTGCCAGCTCCAAGGCAGTCTCCGCATCGTCGCTGAGCTCGTCAGTAACAACCGAAATCTTCATCTGTTCAGCCACTGCCGCAGCCGCTGCGTACTGCGCATCATCCCCTCGGTTGCCGGCGGCAAGTCACCGGGGTGCCAGCGACGTTCATACTCCAGCGACAGCACACCATCATAGCCCATCCGGCGCAGCCCGGCCAGAATCGCAGGCCACGGGACAATCCCGTCACCCACAACGCAGGACCTGACGATCCGCGCCTCCTGTTCCACGTGGCTCACGTCTCTGGCCGTGAAGGGACGGGACGTGTCAGTAAACACAAAGTCCTTCACGTGGACATATGCGATGAGGCCCGCGAGTCGCTCCAGCGCATCTTCCCACGCCTCGGCCCCAATGAATCCCAGATTGGCTTGGTCGTAGAGAACGCGCACGTGCGGATGATCGACGGCGCGCACCAGTGCCGCAGTGCGGGCTGCGGTATCGGCCATGGTATTAAAGTGGTTTTCCACGCAGATGACCACGCCAAGGCGTTGTGCGCGCGCACCTAGTTCACACAGAGATTCAACCAGCCGCGCCCACCGTTCGTCCCACTTGCCGTCTCCCGGGAGAAACCGACCGCCATACAGACGCACCCACCGCGCGCCGAGCACCGCCGCCCCGTGGAGCGCGCGGGTATAGGCGTCGATGGAAGCGCGCCAGACTGCCGGGTCGAGGTCGTTGAAACGCGCTTCGTAAGGCGTGATCGCAACGATGGAAATACCCGCCTGAGATGCATGGCGGCGAAGATCGCGTAACGTCGCCTCGCTGGCCGCTGGATCGATGCCACACCGATAGTTCTCCTGCCAAATGACCTCGGCCCCTTCCAGGCCGAGCCGCGCGAAGAAGTCCAGCGCCTCAGGCACCGAGTATTCAGGTGTCCCCATGGTGTGGCCGGCCAGTTTCATACGCTGAGATCGGGCAAACCAGCGGCCCTCAAAATCCGGTCGGTTAAGCGGTGCGTCTCCAACGCATCCCGGGCAGGCGTCCGGACGGGCTGACCCGTTTGTACCGCTACCAGAAACTGCTCTACCTCCTGACGGAACCCCAGCCTGTCATGAACCGATGCCCAGCCCATGGACAACGGCGTCAGGTTGGTGACGTGCCCTTGACGGTTGTCGACAACCATCACCGACTCCGGTGCCTCGACCAGAACGCTCTTGCCGCGGCCATAGGTGGCCACGCGCTCCATCCACTGACCGCATGAGCGGTTGGCCACCAACACACCCAGAGTCCGGGCAAAACGGATCTGTGCCACACACGACGTCTCATAATAGCGGTCCTCGAACTGGCTCCACGCCGTGATGTCGCGTGCCTCGCCACAGATCCACCGCATCAGATCGATCATGTGAATCGCGTTTTCCAGCGTGGCCCGATATTCGGTGCCCGGGCGGTTCTTCTCGGCAATCATCACCTCGGGCGGATCATGCTCCCATTCCCTGTGCAACGCCTCGTACGCCGGTGCGTACCGCCGATTAAAACCCACCATAAGCAAGGTGCCGGTGGCTTCCGCAGTATGCACCAGAGCCTCGGCGTCGGCAAGCGTGGTGGCCATGGGTTTCTCCAGGAAGACCGCTATGCCCCGGCGCAGCAACGCCGACGCAATTGCCGCGTGGGTCTCCTTCGGCGTCAGGACAAATGCGCAGTCAGCGTCCACATCATCCAATGTCTCGTACACCCGCGGGATGTTGAATGCAGCCGCCACAGCGCGGGCTCGCTCGCTGGTGCGGCTCATGACGCCGGCAACGGTGCAGTTGCTGGCAAGCAATATGGGAAGATAGATCGACCGGGCAATGGATCCCACGCCAATAACCGCTACCCGCAGCATGCGTCACATCACCCTACACGCGCAGTACGCCCATCTTGTACAGCACACCCTGAATCCGGGCTCGGTAGTCGAGGAACTCCGGCCTTGCCAGGATGTCCGCCGTACGGGGCCGGGGCAGCGACACCGGGACGATGTCCGCCAGCCGTCCCGGCCGGGAGGTCATGATTACCACTCGGTCGCCCAACAGGATGGCCTCGGCGATGTCATGGGTGACGAACAATACTGTATTCCGCCACTCCATCCACAAGCGCTCCAGGTCGACACGAATCTGTTCTCGCGTTAGAGCATCCAGGGCCCCGAATGGTTCATCCATGAGGAGCAGTCGTGGATTGTGGATGATGGCCCGCGCAATGGCCACCCGCTGCCGCATACCCCCCGACAGTTCAAACGGGTACTTGGTCTCGAATCCGCGCAGGCCCATTCGTCCCAGCAGAGCCCGCGCGGATGGTAGGAACGCCGAGCGCGAAAGTCCCCGGAGATCGATCTGCAAAAGAACGTTGTCAAGGACGGTGCGCCAGTCCAGCAGCAAGTGATCCTGGAAGACCATGCCGATTTCCCGAACCGGTCCCTGCACCGGCTTGCCGTCGACGCGCACGTGCCCCCGTGTGGGCTGCAACAGCCCGGCCACCGCCAGCAGCAGCGTACTCTTCCCACAGCCCGACGGTCCGAGAATCGATACGAACTCACCTGAGCGCACCGACAGACTCACGCCCGCGAGCGCCGCCACCGGCCCCGACGGAGACCAGTAGGTAACTTCGAGATGATCTACCTCAACCGCGTAATCCATCAGCGCCCCGGTAGACTGTCCGGCAGAAAGCTCTGGTCATAATAGTATTTGGGGCCGTACCGACCGGTGAGGCCCATGTACCGCGCCAGCAGCACCACCGTGTCAAGCCAGTCTTTGTCGGTTGCCTTCATGAGTTCGTTGGAACTCTTGCTGAAAAGACTGCTGATCGCCACCGCCAGCTGGTCACGAGCAATCGCCTCATTAAGCGCAGGAATGTACCGC
This genomic window contains:
- the accC gene encoding acetyl-CoA carboxylase biotin carboxylase subunit, yielding MFSKLLIANRGEIAVRIIRACRELGIRTVAVYSEADRGALHVRMADEAFCIGPPPAADSYLNIPNIMSTAELLGVDAIHPGYGFLAENPHFAEICRDVNITFVGPSPEAIAAMGNKAAARQRMKAAGVPVIPGSDGPVRSEAEAWELARSLGFPLIVKASAGGGGRGMRIVHTREELRRALQTAQAEAEAAFGSGELYLEKYVEEPRHIEVQILADAHHNIIHLGARDCSIQRRHQKLLEESPPPGLRDRFLRALGKAAVRAAHAINYTGAGTVEFLVDRDGHFYFMEMNTRIQVEHPVTEMVTGVDIVKWQIRIAAGERLTLHQGEVEFRGHAIECRINAEDPRHDFRPAPGTLTAFVPPGGPGVRVDTHAFAGYTIPPYYDSLVAKVIAWGADRTEAIARMRRALQEFEIAGVPTTIPFHLMVLDNAFFRRGEVYTNFVQRRIDLAALASAASPGR
- a CDS encoding ROK family glucokinase; amino-acid sequence: MYVIGVDLGGTKILTALVEPSGDVRARRRVATPQAGPEAVVEAIAATVEGVLADASLPRADCLGVGVGAPGPLDPQTGVVYEPANLPGWRDVPLAALLAARLGLPCHVENDANAAAVGEWWVGAGRGVADLVYITVSTGIGGGIILGHRLVQGCSGTAGEIGHTVVDLDGPVCGCGRRGHLEALASGRAIARMAAEAVAAGRPTSLAALGADPARLSAEVVAREAGRGDAVAREIFERAGFYVGVGVANLLNLLNPRRVVIGGGVSKAGALLLDPVRRTARQLAFERPARDAEIVPAALGDDAGVVGAAAVVLQRTGALGVPGAEG
- a CDS encoding SPFH domain-containing protein produces the protein MPGVLTTFALAVAAIIVGISIISAAIKVVREYQRLVVFRLGKAIGQRGPGLVFLIPIVDKAVWVDLREFFLEIPSQTCITKDNAPINIDFLIYFKVFDPEKSVIQVADFAGAARGIATTTLRAVVGDISLDDVLAKREQINQVLRAKLDEVTERWGVKVTTVEIREILPPREVQEAMTKQMSAERNRRALVTEADGKREAAIKVAEGEKQAAILKAEGDRQAAILRAEGFSLALDKIYSVARNVDSKTMTLQYLEALKALGEGASTKFIFPMEFTRLLQPLVDMARESGRSERPPNAP
- a CDS encoding LLM class flavin-dependent oxidoreductase translates to MKFGIQPTEGGTLTEEALAEVIHAEEMGFDSVWLSEHHGVQDHYWPSPLLMLSALAARTERIFLGTNVIILPFYHPRRVVEEAAMLQALSRGRFILGVGMGYREEEYAAYGVSLTERGRRYEEALVAIRHLMRQDGAAFHGRFFHLAPLAVEPWVPFPVWAGGWGRENLRRAAVYADAWIPGPVADLRQLMACRAQYEEFVRRAGGDPGARPRVLTRELIVAPTRSKALAAAERYLLPIYRDEYGGGWRHRLVHPDQAHDMEALGTERFIVGSPEDVIAGVKFFAERLGCDHLIFRLYGPHTPHAFIMEEITLLGTEVLPAFKTS
- a CDS encoding sugar phosphate isomerase/epimerase family protein, whose protein sequence is MKISVVTDELSDDAETALELAAELGIHEVELRGVGGRRVPRLDPYWRRRLPQLLDRFGMRVVAISPGLFKIPLPEPVTEGFQVLRWQDREEWVRERRQSAVWEDHRTTLLKESLAFAHELGCRRVIVFGVVKSPGAETTPPVVTEVLREAAKAAEQAGVTLLLENEHICWADTGARTAALVRQIGSPALQVNWDPGNAFAAGECPYPDGYAAVRGLVGHVHVKDARRHVSGHIEWATHGEIDWRGQVSALLADGYDGYLVIETHVRPKIAAVRATLRRLQEALR
- a CDS encoding sugar phosphate isomerase/epimerase, translated to MKLAGHTMGTPEYSVPEALDFFARLGLEGAEVIWQENYRCGIDPAASEATLRDLRRHASQAGISIVAITPYEARFNDLDPAVWRASIDAYTRALHGAAVLGARWVRLYGGRFLPGDGKWDERWARLVESLCELGARAQRLGVVICVENHFNTMADTAARTAALVRAVDHPHVRVLYDQANLGFIGAEAWEDALERLAGLIAYVHVKDFVFTDTSRPFTARDVSHVEQEARIVRSCVVGDGIVPWPAILAGLRRMGYDGVLSLEYERRWHPGDLPPATEGMMRSTQRLRQWLNR